Part of the Cottoperca gobio chromosome 1, fCotGob3.1, whole genome shotgun sequence genome, AGAAACAATCTGATTTTCAAGAAATAGTGTTAATCAGAGTCTGCAAACATTTGTAGAAAGCCCAGCTGTTCCCTCCTCTGTTGtttttcaagtcttcttcactTATTCCATGGAATTTAGTTTTGTTCGTCAGCACTTCTGATGGAAAAAGGAGGCCTCTATGTTTGGATTTAGTAGTTTCCCGCATTACACAGGAATCATAGCAGGAATCTGAAATCTGGATTTCTGTGTTAAACAAACTAAGTGTATTTCAGCATCTTGAAATACCCAGTTTAGATTTCTAACCCACAAAAGCCTTGCGACATCACTGAGCTACTTTACTTCTGTTCGCCCTTAAACAAATCATAAGAGTGTGAATAAATAGAACATGTGTGAtgctctgcctctctgtttcaGGCACATTCCCACTTCCTCAGAGACTCATACAAAGGCCCCTCCATTGCCATTTGCCATCCTTCCACTTGGTTCCCTCACACTTTCCCTACTTTCCCATGACCTGACTGTTACCTGCATCACCAACCTGCTTCCCTTTGCTTCTGATTCCATCCAGCTCCACATACACCGGCCCAGATCCTTTGCCCTTCTGTTAGATCGTCCTCATGTaatgctgttttctgtctgcctgtcaccTGCCTGCCACCTTTACTGCCATTATACTGGACTATCTGCCTGAGACCAATCCCTGTTTTTCTGCATTACTTACAGAATATAGCtataaaaagaatatttctGGGTATAATCACATGTAGATAATGGGTATAATACTATCAAAGAACAAGAATAAGTTAACACAGTTTGTGACTGAAACtgaataacagtaataataatagtaataatatactGTAGCCTTTCACATTCATCTATAGCTGTCATATAGGTCATGATATGCCAGCAAGCTTGTCCTGGCATGATGTTCAATGTTCAAGAGAGACGCTGTTACGCACATGTGGAATGTAAACTCCTGCAGGGTTACTCACCCACAGGTAGATACCCCAACACAAAGttctgtgtgtgagggggaTAAAAGCAGTCAGTCTTTAACCCCTCCTCCCGGTAATTAAACTCAGACACTTCCTGGAATCCACAAAGGCTGACTGCATTGTTGTGCAGTCAGTCTTTAACCCCCCCTCCATTAAACTCAGACACTTCGTGGAATCCACAAAGGCTGACTGCATTGTTAtctgttcctttttttgttCCACTTCCTCATGTTCTATATCATTAATATTTCAAGTCCAACCGCAGTTCAGCTAAAACTAATTATTTGCTATTGTTCACATATTGGCGCATGTTTACACTAAAGCACACCTCCTCCGCTTAccgacaaaaaaaagaaaagaaaaaaagagaagacagGGCGATAACAAGTTTATGAATCATTCCCGATTTTCCCAGCTCCTGTATTCCTCCTCGTTAACTCAGTGTTGTGCATTCAGTATCAGTGTGTAGTGTTTGGTGTCCATGTGCCTATACTAAGTTTGTAAATCATACTTCATGATAAGGTGGTGATAGTAAATGTTATCCGGCAGAATGCCATTCAACACAGAGCAACCTATCTTTAAATGTTATTCTATACCAACACCGTACTCTTGTATAAATGTTTATGGAATGCTGTGCAATACCTTAATGCATTATGCAATGTTATCTTAAGTTATAACAATGCTGTAGAAGGCAATATGTGCCAAAGCATTGACTTAACCAGAGGTCAAGAGGAAGTTTTGGGATAGCCAAACatcagtatatgtgtgtgtgtgtgtgtgtgtgtgtgtgtgtgtgtgtgtgtgtgtgtgtgtgtgtgtatgtgtgtgtgtgtgtgtgtgtgtgtgtgaaattgatCCTGCGCTACAAAAGGAAATCTTGCATCTTGGTTACAGGTATGAAAGTGTTTGCAATTTGTCTTTGCCTTTATTATgtacatgaaaacatgaaatgcCATAAACACTTTTCACTGTATATTCCTTTTCTAAATTTCATATGAGCATTTTTTGTGGAAAACCAATAGATAGAAAATGGTCATATGTGTCCTGACTTACAATAAGTTGGTCAGGTGCTTTCACTATCTCCCTACATGAACTggctttaaactaaataaactattttaaaaccCTCTTTAAACAACTGGAAAATGCATCGTCGCTCTCAAATCTGAAAACAGGTTGTTTATCTGAGTTTATGAAAAGTTTACTTTTTTAGAGATAAGTGGTTCTCACCGGACAACAACACTGCCCACATATGAggattttataaaatatgatgcaatactgtataatgttacccaacagtatataaaggagttCAAATTACACGCAACTTTAAACACCAAGCAGTAAAATGTAACAGTCatgcattttactgcacaatgagtactttaaatgttgatactttaagtatattttgctgttaatacttacatactttaaGTACGTTTTTCAATGCAGGGCTTTTTCACAAAGCCAGTGGTAGAGCAATTATTTTCTGATAGCTGATTGATATTGataatttttcattttttgcattttataaaaactaacaccttttaaaataaaaattaaattgatggtctgggaaccatgaatgtctgtaccaaatagATGTTTCActcaaaaaagaacaaaaatgtcACCCACTGTTGGGGCTAGAGAAAAGTCAGAATATCTGTAAAGATTTGTACAGCAATACATCTAATATTTAagttattattaccattattattataaataataaaccaTGAGCATGATGCAGGGCCATTTGAGTTAAGTCCGATGTTGACATATTCACCATATTATTCACGTGTTCTTGTCTGCAACAAGGAAAGTTTTAGCTGAGGTCAAGGGAAGTTCTGGAATAGTCAAACATTTATGCATCATgctgtgaaagaaaatgtcatcATACTTCCTCTGTGATCTCATGAAGACCCTGTGTAATCTATTGTGTGTTCGCGATTTGTCTTTGGCTTTACAGGCAAGCATGAAATGccacaaatgcacacatgatAAACGCTTCTCTTTTCACTATATTATCGTTTCTAAAAATCATCTCATATTACCACTTTGCCTTGACACCAGAGAGTCATTTTGGGGGGGAAACCAATAGATAGAAAATGGTCATATGTGTCCTGACTTATGTTGGTCAGGCGCTGTCACTTGTCTGGCTTTAACCACAACAGTGccaacaataaattaaaaactttCCAGTAAAGTTAATCACATGCTAACAAATGTGATATTCACATGGTTTCTATTCCTGTGTGGCTTAAGAAGAGATGATCACGAAAATGTCATAACTTTctagcagtggtggaatgtacaTTCCTCAAGTACACAAGTACTATATTTAAGTACAAATTAAAAGTACTTCTACATGAGTATATATATCCATGTTATGCAACTTTtacacttctactccactatatctcagagacaaatgttttacttttcactCCACCACATTTGTCTAACAGCTTATCCATACCCTTCCCTTCAAGAAGAATAATGCAATTAATTTGTTAAAAAGGTTaaagaaatgatttaaatacaaTTCTTATACTCCTAACAGACATAACAATGTCTCCCGTCAATCAGCACATTAAGTGAGGCAACAATTAAAGAGTTGAAGTGTGTCACACCGCAAGATTAGTTCCACATTCTGAAGTTACTCCATACTGCCTTCTGCTTTGTGAGAGTGGCGGCAGTGACGTACGAGCAGATGTGTTTGGACCTGTTGAACATCAGGCTACAATTATCGGGAAAGTTTTTTGCACATTGCCTGATGTATTTTTTGAAATGTCATGAGCCAGCGATGACCGTTGTGAGTGTAATAAATGGCTTGCAATAATGTCATGAATATGCATCATGGTTTAAAGATGTATAAAGTTTCTCTTTgtgattacatttattgttcatttattaTAGATGTATTATCAATTTAGTAGATTGTACCTTGTTTGCGAAAGgaattgaaaacaaaactttaaaaggaTACACCacgttttttttgtctctttttaaataCCAATACATGCATTAACAGCTTCTGAGAAACATGTTACATTATTGAACTTTAACAGCAGTGAACATGGCAGTGCATGCAACTCAGTGTTTGGAAATTCTAGTTATTATGTTTTAGTAGCTGCATGCTGTATGAAGCTATACGTAGTTGTCTGAGTACGCGGTTACACAAAGCTCATGAATGGACTCTTGCAACAACAAATTAATTTCCCTGAACATTTGAGATGACAAAACCTGAGCGTTCATCAGCCGCTCATTCATAGATTGCATGTAACTGTTCATTTTATTCCATGGTATCTGTGAATCACTTGTTGGCACAGAAAAACTTGGTGTGAGCAGTGGTGCAACATACTCTTATCAGACATGTGTAATATAGAAAGAATTATTCTCAATAACTCTTATCACATCAATCAGATTTTAATCACTGTGTTTTTCCAAATAATAACTCTGTATTAGTGACACATGTTGACCCATGAGCCCTCCTGAGAAATCAGGGGTGTCAGTCAAATTAAACCACCGTGAAAAATTCCCACTCAGTCCCAGCTTGCACAACCTGCCTGAGTGAAGGAAATGACTCACTTCCAGCTTCTTCTATAAAAGGAGACACTCTCCTCTTCAGCACTATATTCAAACAGCAGAGTGACAAGGTGGCTGaaccaagaaaagaaaagtaaaggagagaaagaacTAAATAGAAGAAGCATTTCATTCGGACTAAAATCTCCTTCTTCACTTTTACCTTCAGGCTTCATCAGACAGCTCTTcgaaagacatttttaaactcAGTGTTAATTGTTGCAGAATTTGAAAAAGGCAAAAATGATGAGCAGCAGAGTCATCGTCACTTCTATTGTGGTGCTCCTCGCCTTCCTGGCCGCAAGTGAAGGTACAATTTATTTTGCTATTCAGTAATTAAATGTAACAGTGTTACCCTATATCAACTTAATCTATATTCAGTTTTCCATTTGAATTGTTACTgctgttctctttttttcaatgCATCAAGAGTTGTTGAACATTTTGTGACCACATGTGTCTCATTTCTCCTAACAGGGAGTCTGGGAGTGGAGCTGCACTGCCGCTGCATCCAGACAGAGAGCAAACGCATCGGCCGTCACATCGAGAAAGTGGAGCTGATTCCTGCCAACTCCCATTGTGACGAGACAGAGATCATGTAAGACCTCATTTCAAAGCTTTCATCCCTACATCTAGATAGTGATGATGTTGATACTTTGAGGTTTTGTCATTGTCAGTTGTTGGCTTCACCAACTTGTTCTGACTGCATCTCTTGTTTTCTTGCTTGGTGTTGCAGTGCCACTCTGAAAAACACAGGCCAAGAGGTTTGCCTGAACCCCAAAGCTCCCTGGGTGCAGAAAGTGATTAAGAAGATCATGTCCAAGTAAGTACAGGTCaatcatacagtacacacaaatCTACAGCCATGATTCAACTGGATAATGTATCAACAAATGACAGAGTTCCTTTTTTATGCACAAATTAattcttgttttctgtttcttctctctgcagcaaAAGACGCTGAACAGACCGGGAGAAATGTGCTTCATGAGTCTGAGATGTTTAAAGACAAATGAAGAGTTaccaaaaagtgttttttgccATCGCACTGATCTCAGTTTACCGCAAGATGATCACTTAATGTCATAAAGtattaaattacaaaaagtttgtttgtatcaaacatgtatgcttgtgtgtatggcacgtctgtgtgttgtagCCAAATGCTCTCTGATGTCTCTTGGCTGCTCCTGTAGTTTGTAAAACTGCATAACTTTTGTCTTATCTATAACTTATGTTcaaaacttatttatttatgtattttttggaaagttaatgtatttttacaacctattgattaaattaaatgttttacatgaaattgaaaatgaaacgtctttgttttttctttcttacataTTATTCATTTGTCTTTCCTGCTGTATGTCCCTTATGATGTAGTCATAAGATGAATTTTAACATCTAGTAACTGATATATCTTTGGAAATAGGGTTATTTTTTTCCAGACTTGAAAAGGTCTGTCCAGAGCCACATAAGACATTAGTATGGTGGAATGGCTCTTTAAAAGAATAGGACGATATAATAATGGCAACAGCTAGTAACAGAAAAAGATTAAAGTAAAGTTGTGTGCATTTTCTCCATCCGTATGCCTTGAATGATAACCAAGTAGCCTTCCAACTTCGCTTTCACATGCTAAAAAAACTACACTTTTAAGACAACACGTTATTAACATTAATACAGTTGGTTACCACCTTGAATTTGCAATAACTTGCTTAAATTATAAACCTTTTTAGCCCCCAGCACCAGCACCTATTGTGTTCCTGGTAAATGTAACAGTTTCTCTCCAGCATGGTAGCTACGTTAAAGGGGCATTACAAATGCACTGTTTATAATATtgacaataataca contains:
- the cxcl8a gene encoding permeability factor 2, producing MMSSRVIVTSIVVLLAFLAASEGSLGVELHCRCIQTESKRIGRHIEKVELIPANSHCDETEIIATLKNTGQEVCLNPKAPWVQKVIKKIMSNKRR